A genomic window from Betta splendens chromosome 17, fBetSpl5.4, whole genome shotgun sequence includes:
- the kncn gene encoding kinocilin isoform X1 has translation MIRTYRLYWYIHIHCLFMYHMYHHRLVPPHLLQPLSNRPFHTMVKQHDIGVAGVPSQNMTSGLLISIYPFIKAWLNINHILPSFGNFRVHPTPANPAPEQPIDALRREVTQSQLNLERSKSRMGTFVEGGPTAETNADEGTSSDMPDVLSRRKLKQSAAPQDLP, from the exons ATGATCCGAACTTACAGGTTGTACTGGTACATCCATATCCACTGTTTATTCATGTACCACATGTACCATCATCGGCTGGTGCCACCTCACCTACTTCAGCCACTCTCAAACAGGCCATTTCACACAATGGTGAAGCAACACGATATAGGCGTTGCTGGAGTTCCATCCCAAAATATGACTTCAG GTCTGCTCATATCAATCTATCCCTTCATAAAAGCCTGGCTGAATATCAACCATATTCTCCCATCCTTCG GGAACTTCCGAGTGCACCCCACGCCCGCCAACCCGGCTCCCGAGCAGCCCATCGACGCGCTGAGACGAGAAG TGACTCAGAGTCAACTCAATCTGGAACGCTCTAAGAGTCGTATGGGGACCTTTGTGGAGGGTGGGCCGACGGCTGAGACCAACGCAGATGAAGG GACTTCTTCAGACATGCCAGATGTCTTATCAAGACGGAAACTCAAGCAGTCAGCTGCACCTCAAGACCTGccatga
- the kncn gene encoding kinocilin isoform X2: MNSVSIGEYHGLRVGSALLSIVAGCIIIGVSRECDADAVGGIFLGAGGLGLLISIYPFIKAWLNINHILPSFGNFRVHPTPANPAPEQPIDALRREVTQSQLNLERSKSRMGTFVEGGPTAETNADEGTSSDMPDVLSRRKLKQSAAPQDLP, encoded by the exons atGAACTCCGTCAGTATCGGGGAGTACCATGGGCTACGGGTGGGCTCGGCCCTGCTCAGCATTGTGGCGGGCTGCATCATCATCGGGGTGTCCAGGGAGTgcgatgctgatgctgtgggGGGCATCTTCCTGGGAGCAGGCGGCCTCG GTCTGCTCATATCAATCTATCCCTTCATAAAAGCCTGGCTGAATATCAACCATATTCTCCCATCCTTCG GGAACTTCCGAGTGCACCCCACGCCCGCCAACCCGGCTCCCGAGCAGCCCATCGACGCGCTGAGACGAGAAG TGACTCAGAGTCAACTCAATCTGGAACGCTCTAAGAGTCGTATGGGGACCTTTGTGGAGGGTGGGCCGACGGCTGAGACCAACGCAGATGAAGG GACTTCTTCAGACATGCCAGATGTCTTATCAAGACGGAAACTCAAGCAGTCAGCTGCACCTCAAGACCTGccatga
- the tmem275a gene encoding transmembrane protein 275 codes for MVITDRTAGTPPPKKEPQKKKRRTSRPHGLPSPALCCACGLCIMLAGLNITLVGAFAFSTLVPSANPPIVIGPVLLLVAFSFFGACCVCSRLPPPRSACRSKAGGGGGGGGAGLMGRGAAFEIETSEHTLQDTTAVQLSPTSSPGSSRASGPEAEAPDPCGLFGADTNGPRCVSAAAVYSALAAAGEEVRLSLPREEAPT; via the coding sequence atGGTCATCACGGACAGAACCGCTGGCACCCCTCCGCCCAAAAAGGAGCCCCAGAAGAAGAAGCGGCGGACGTCGCGCCCCCACGGCCTCCCGTCGCCCGCGCTCTGCTGCGCCTGCGGCCTGTGCATCATGCTGGCCGGCCTCAACATCACGCTGGTGGGCGCGTTCGCCTTCAGCACGCTGGTGCCCTCCGCCAACCCCCCCATCGTCATCGGACCCGTCCTCCTGCTGGTGGCCTTCTCCTTCTTCGGGGCGTGCTGCGTGTGCAGCCGCCTCCCGCCGCCGCGCAGCGCGTGCCGCTCCAAggcggggggcggcggcggcggcggcggcgcggggctGATGGGGCGGGGGGCGGCGTTCGAGATAGAGACCAGCGAGCACACGCTGCAGGACACCACGGCGGTGCAGCTCAGCCCCACGTCGTCGCCCGGCTCGTCCCGGGCGTCCGGCCCAGAGGCGGAGGCCCCGGACCCCTGCGGGCTCTTCGGCGCCGACACCAACGGGCCCCGCTgcgtctccgccgccgccgtctaCTCGGCCTTGGcggcggcgggggaggaggtgaggctCAGCCTCCCGCGCGAGGAGGCGCCCACCtag
- the LOC114844736 gene encoding glutamine synthetase, producing the protein MATSASSTLCKAVKQQYMELPQGEKVQAMYVWIDGTGEGLRCKTKTLDSEPKCIEDIPEWNFDGSSTYQSEGSNSDMYLIPAAMFRDPFRKDPNKLVLCEVQKYNNKNAETNLRATCKKVMDMVSEQHPWFGMEQEYTILGVDGHPFGWPSNGFPGPQGPYYCGVGADKAYGRDIVEAHYRACLYAGVQICGTNAEVMPAQWEFQVGPCEGINMGDHLWMARFILHRVCEDFGVIASFDPKPIPGNWNGAGCHTNFSTKEMREEGGLKAIEDSIEKLGKRHRYHIRAYDPKGGLDNARRLTGHHETSNINEFSAGVANRGASIRIPRSVGQEKKGYFEDRRPSANCDPYGVTEALIRTCLLNEEGDEPVDY; encoded by the exons ATGGCGACATCCGCCAGCTCCACGTTGTGCAAAGCTGTCAAGCAGCAGTACATGGAGCTCCCTCAGGGGGAGAAGGTCCAGGCCATGTACGTTTGGATCGATGGAACCGGAGAAGGGCTGCGCTGCAAAACCAAGACCCTGGATTCTGAGCCCAAGTGCATCGAAG ATATACCGGAGTGGAACTTTGATGGCTCCAGCACCTACCAGTCCGAGGGCTCCAACAGCGACATGTACCTGATTCCTGCTGCCATGTTCCGCGATCCATTTCGCAAGGACCCCAACAAGCTGGTGTTGTGTGAAGTGCAGaagtacaacaacaaaaatgcaG AGACTAACCTTCGGGCCACGTGTAAGAAGGTGATGGACATGGTGTCAGAGCAGCACCCCTGGTTCGGCATGGAGCAGGAATACACCATTCTGGGGGTAGATGGACACCCGTTTGGCTGGCCGTCTAATGGCTTCCCAGGACCTCAGG GTCCGTACTACTGCGGCGTGGGAGCCGACAAAGCCTACGGCAGAGACATCGTGGAGGCCCATTATAGAGCTTGTCTTTATGCTGGAGTCCAAATTTGTGGCACAAATGCAGAAGTGATGCCTGCTCAG TGGGAGTTCCAGGTTGGGCCGTGTGAAGGAATCAACATGGGTGATCACCTCTGGATGGCACGCTTCATCCTGCATCGCGTCTGTGAGGACTTTGGCGTCATTGCCTCCTTTGACCCCAAACCAATCCCTGGAAACTGGAACGGCGCCGGCTGCCATACAAACTTCAGCACGAAAGAGATGCGGGAAGAAGGTGGATTAAA AGCCATCGAAGACTCCATAGAGAAGCTCGGGAAGAGGCACCGCTACCACATCCGGGCCTACGACCCCAAGGGGGGGCTGGACAACGCCCGCCGCCTCACCGGCCACCACGAGACGTCCAACATCAACGAGTTCTCCGCCGGCGTGGCCAACCGCGGCGCCAGCATCCGCATTCCCCGCAGCGTGGGCCAGGAGAAGAAGGGCTACTTCGAGGACCGCCGCCCGTCGGCCAACTGCGACCCGTACGGCGTGACGGAGGCCCTCATCCGCACCTGCTTGCTCAACGAGGAGGGGGACGAGCCTGTGGATTATTAA